The genomic DNA CGGCGGACCGGATGCCTATGCCGACAATATTCGGAAGCTGCGCGGCGGGTGAGCGAAGCGCGGCGCATGTCCGTCCGCAAAGGCCAGGACGTTCCCCCGGAAGCGGGCGACGACGGCATCGAGCAGGGCAAGCGGCTCATCCGCGTCGCGGATGACAAGGGGCTTTCGCTGGCGCAGAAAATCGCCAATCATTTCTATCTGCTGAGCTGGAAAACGCCGATCCACGGCCGCCGGCTCAAGGGCAAATATCCGCTCAAGCTGCTGGCCGTGCCGAACGACGACGTGCCGGGCGACAGCCGTGCGGGCGCGGCGATCCGCGCGGGCTATTTCCTGTTCCGGGGCAAGAAACTGCCGATCGACACGCTCGATTTCCACCGGCTGGATGTTGGCCCGGCCTTTGCCGACTATCTGCACGGCTTCCGCTGGCTGCGCGACCTCGCCAGTTCCGCGTCACGCGAACAGGGGGCGCCAATCGCCGAAACGGTCATGCGCAAATGGCTGGCGGCGCATCATGAAACCCCCAGCGAACCCGCCTGGCGCGCCGACAATGCCGGCTGGCGACTGCTGTTCTGGACCGCCCATGCGCCGCTGATCCTCTCGTCCAGCGACCTCGTCTATCGCTCGCTGGTGCTGAACTGCATCGCCCGGACCGCTCGCCATCTCGATCGCATCGCCGACAAGGCGCCGATGGGCCTGCCGCGCCTGACCGCCTGGTGCGGCATTTTGGCCGCCGCGCTGCTGATCCCCGGCGGCGAGGCGCGCCGGCTGTTCGGCGAAGCCGGCCTGAAACGCGCGATCGACAGCGGCTTCCACGCCGATGGCGGCATTGTGGCGCGATCGCCGCTGGCGCAGTTGGAGGCGATCATGCTGCTGTCCATGCTGCGCGCCGTCTATGACGTGCGGCGCGAGGGCGCGCCCGCCTGCCTGACCGACGCGCTCAATCGCGCGGTGCCGGCGCTGCTGGGCCTTGCGCATGGCGATGGCGGGCTTGGCAACTGGCAGGGTGCAGGCGCGATTGCGCCGCAGAATGTGCAGGCGGTGATCGCCGCCAGCCGCGTGCGCGCCCGGCCACTGCGGCAGGCGCGCGACTGGGGCTATCAGCGGATCGCGGCGGGCACGACCATCCTTCAGATCGACGCCGCCCCGCCGCCGGTCGCGCGACTGGCCGAAGCAGGCTGCGCCTCCACCGGGGCGATCGAGATCAGCGACGGGTCGGCGCGCCTGATCGTCAATTGCGGCGGCGCGGCGCTGGAAGGGGCATGGATTCCCCGCGATCTGGCGCAGGGGCTGCGCACCACGGCGGCGCACAGCACGCTGACGCTGAACGACAGCAATTCGACCGCCCTGCTGCCCGACGGCACGCTGGGCAAGGGCGTGACCGAAGTGGAGCTGAACCGGCAGGAAAGCGATAATGGCAGCCGGCTGGAACTGAGCCATGACGGCTATGTCCGCCGCATGGGCTATGTCCACCGCCGCCTGCTGCTGGTCAGCGGCGACGGCAAGGAAGTGCGCGGCGAGGATATGCTGACCCCGGCCGAACGGCGGCGCAAGCCGGCCAAGCAGCCGGTGCAGTTGCGCTTCCACCTCGCGCCGGGCGTCGAGCCGACGCTGACCGCCGACGCTATGGGCGCGCTGCTGCGCATCGATCTGGGCGCGCTCTGGCAGTTCCGCGCCGGTGCGGGAGCGCTGAGCGTCGAGGACAGCCTGTGGGTCGACGCCAACGGCCATCCCCATCCGACGAAGCAACTGGTCGTCACCGGCGAGGCGCTGCCCGGCGGGTCGAGCATCGGCTGGATCTTCAAACGGGTCGGTTGACCGCGCGTCAGGGCCAAGCGTCAGCGAGCGCCTGCACCGACAGCCAGCCCATGATCGGCAATGTCCCGAACAGGATTGCCTTGGCGCCGTGAAGCCGTGCGCGATCGGCATCGCCGCGTTCCCGTGCACGCCATGCGGCATAGGCCAATCCCATTGTCATGGCCGCATAGAGCAGCAGCAACAGCACGCCCATCATCTTGTCGTCGACCGGGATGCCAAGGTCGCGAAGAATCCCGGCCGCCATGAAGCTGGGCCCGGCGACGAAGAAAGCGATGCCAAAGCCAAAGAACAGGCCGATAATAGCCCCGACGCCGGGCGACGCGCTGAGGCATAGCGCAGCAATGATCGCAAATACCGACAGTTGGAATCGCATCTGGCTCATGGCCTGCCAGCTTACCCGCCCGAAGTTAAGGAGCCGTTCGCCGCAACAGACGCAAGGGCTGTATTTTTTCATCGGGCGGGACTAAGGGGCGGGCGCAAAGTCG from Sphingobium sp. CAP-1 includes the following:
- a CDS encoding heparinase II/III family protein, which translates into the protein MSVRKGQDVPPEAGDDGIEQGKRLIRVADDKGLSLAQKIANHFYLLSWKTPIHGRRLKGKYPLKLLAVPNDDVPGDSRAGAAIRAGYFLFRGKKLPIDTLDFHRLDVGPAFADYLHGFRWLRDLASSASREQGAPIAETVMRKWLAAHHETPSEPAWRADNAGWRLLFWTAHAPLILSSSDLVYRSLVLNCIARTARHLDRIADKAPMGLPRLTAWCGILAAALLIPGGEARRLFGEAGLKRAIDSGFHADGGIVARSPLAQLEAIMLLSMLRAVYDVRREGAPACLTDALNRAVPALLGLAHGDGGLGNWQGAGAIAPQNVQAVIAASRVRARPLRQARDWGYQRIAAGTTILQIDAAPPPVARLAEAGCASTGAIEISDGSARLIVNCGGAALEGAWIPRDLAQGLRTTAAHSTLTLNDSNSTALLPDGTLGKGVTEVELNRQESDNGSRLELSHDGYVRRMGYVHRRLLLVSGDGKEVRGEDMLTPAERRRKPAKQPVQLRFHLAPGVEPTLTADAMGALLRIDLGALWQFRAGAGALSVEDSLWVDANGHPHPTKQLVVTGEALPGGSSIGWIFKRVG